CGCAGTCCGACGATGCTCGCCCGGATGTCCACGGTGATCCCGTCGACCAATGCGAATGCGTCGCCGGCTTGCGCCGGGGTGAAGCGGCGCCCCAGCGTGACGTGCGGCGTCCACCGGCCCGGAGCACTGTGCGCGAAGACATTGGTCACCGACGGCAAGCACACGTCGTAGACCTCGTCGTGCATCGCCAGCAGCGCAGCCGACGGAACCACCAACCGGGCCAGCGTCATCCGCCCCACGCCGAACACCAGGGGTGCGCCGAGCACAGCCCGGAGCGGGAAGAGATCCGCCAATGTCGTGAGCCGGTCGTCCACATCGGGCGAGATCCGCTCAGCGGCGATCAGCGTGATGTGCGGGCGGTTCGTGGCGGAGTTCACTCGCAGCTGGCTGGGTAGGCCGGCATCGGCCAATGCCTGCCACGTGTGCCGCACGGCATCGTCGGCACGCTGGTCGAGGAGCAGCTCAATCGAGTGCGCCATCTCAGACCAGGCCGGTGACCCAGTCCGGGTCGAACGCCCGAGCGCTGAACAACGCGAAGTCATTCGGGGACACCGCGGCCACTCCCGCCGGGAGCGCGGCGCGGACCGGAGCCAGCTTGGCCAGCGCGTCACGGTTGGACTTCTCCGCCGGACCGGGCTGGGCGGGCCAGGCGCCGATCACCAGACCGGCACACGAAAGCCCTTTGGCACCAAGCCCTTCCAACGTCAAGGAGGTGTGATTCAGCGTGCCCAGGCCCGGTTCGACGACGACGAGAACCGGCGCGGCCAGCTCGACCGCGAGGTCGCGCAGCGTCGCGCCGTCGGCCGTCAATTCCACCAGCAGGCCACCGGCCCCCTCGACCAGCGTCAGCCGGCCGGGCCGGTCGACGTCGCGGATGACGCTCAGCAGCTCGCCGGTGCTGGGCAACGGCAGGCCCGCACTTTCGGCGGCGGCCACCGGCGCCAGCGGATCCGGATAGCGGGCGACGCCGAACAGTTCGGTGACCCCGGAAAGCCTGCCCACTTCGGCGAGGTCGTCGTCGCCGTCGGCGGTACCGGTCTGCACCGGCTTGCACACCGCGACGTCCCGCTCGGCGACCCGCGCGTGGCACGCCAGCGCCGCGGTCACAACGGTTTTTCCCACCCCGGTCCCGGTGCCGGTGACGACCAGCACGCTCATCGGGGGTGCACCGCCAATACCGTGGTCAAGACGTCGCGCGCGGTGTCCATCTCGTCGTCGGTCAACGATGCCCGCGCGGTCAGTCGCAGCCGCGAGGTTCCCGCGGGAACCGTCGGTGGCCGGAAACAACCGACCCGCACCCCGGCCTCCAGACAAGCACTCGCCGCGGCCACCGCGATCTCCGGATCGCCGAGAATGACTGAGACGACGGCAGATTCGGGCTTCTCGGGGACGTCGCACATCTCGGCCAACTCCCCGGCCCGAGCGATCACCGCGGTCGCCCGCTGCGGTTCGGCGGCCAGCACGGTGAGCGCGGCCAGTGCCGCGCCGACGGGCGCCGGGGCCAGTCCGGTGTCGAAGATCATCGTGCGCGCGGCGTCGATCAGGTGATCGCGCACCGCGGCGGGGCCGAGCACCGCGCCGCCCTGGCTGCCCAGCGACTTCGACATGGTGGTCGTCATGATCACATCGGGCGCCCCGGCCAATCCGGCCTCGTGGATCAGGCCACGTCCGCCGGTACCGCGCACCCCGAGGCCGTGGGCCTCGTCGACCAACAACAGCGCCCCGTGCTTGCGGCAGACCTCGTGCAGCCTGCGCAGTGGCGCCAGCGCGCCGTCGGTGCTGAACACCGATTCGGTGATCACCAGCGCCCGCTCTTCGTCGCGCCCGGCCAGCGCGGCCTCGACCGCCTCGATGTCGAGGTGCGGCGCGACGACGACCCGCGCCCGCGACAGCCGGCAGGCGTCGACCAGCGAGGCGTGCGACAGCGCGTCGGACACGATCAGCGAGCCCGGGCCGGACAGCGCCACGGTGGCGCCGATGTTGGCGGTGTAGCCCGAGGAGAACACCAGCGCGGCCTCGGCGCCGACGAAATCGGCCAGGGCGCTTTCGAATTCCTCGTGCAGTTCGGTGTTTCCGGTGACCAGCCGCGAGCCGGTCGAGCCCGCCCCCCAGGTGCGCAACGCAGCCACCCCGCCGTCGATGACCGCGGGATGCTGGGACAGGCCCAGATAATCGTTGGAGGCGAGGTCCAGTTCGGTGGCCACGGCGGGCCGGGTGCGCAGCGATCGGCGCAGGCCGGCGTCCCGGCGCTGCTGCTCGACGGTGTCGAGCCAGGCCAGTGGGGAAAGACCGACGCGGGTCACAGGCACTCCTCCGACGCTACTTGAACACCGTTCAGGTTAAAGCACGGGCCACGGCCACCATCGCCGAGGTGATCTGATCCACCTCGTCCGGCGTGCAGATGAACGGCGGCATCGCGTAGATCAGGTTGCGGAAGGGCCGCAGCCAGACGCCGTTGTCCAGGGCGACCGGGGTGGCGACGGTTAGGTCGACCGGCTGCCGGGTCTCGATGACTCCGATCGCGCCGAGCACCCGGACATCGGCCACCGACGACAGCGCGCGGGCCGGCTCGAGGCCCTGGGCCAGCCCGGCACCGATCTCGGCGACCCGGCCGCGCCAGTCCTGCGCGAGCAACAGTTCGACCGAGGCCACCGACACCGCACATGCCAGCGCATTGGCCATGAACGTCGGGCCGTGCATCAACGCGCCGGCATCGCTGCCGCTGATCGTCCGCGCGATATCCAGCGTGCAGAGTGTCGCCGCCAGCGTGACGTAACCGCCGGTCAACGCCTTGCCGACACACATGATGTCCGGACTGACCCCGGCGTGGTCGGCGGCGAACAGCTCGCCGGTACGCCCGAACCCGGTGGCGATCTCGTCGAAGATCAGCAACACTCCGGCGCGGTCGCACAGCGCGCGCAGGTCGGCGAGGTAGCGCGGATCGTGGAATCGCATCCCACCGGCGCCTTGCACCACCGGCTCGACGATCACGGCGGCCAGCTCATCGGCATGCTCGAGCAGCTGGTCTCCGAACGCCGCGACGTAGGCCGGGTCGTAGTCACCCGGCACCGGGGGCGCGAACACCTGCGGGGACAACACGTCGCTCCACAGCGAATGCATGCCGCCGTCGGGGTCGCAGATGCTCATCGGGGTGAAGGTGTCGCCGTGATATCCGCCACGCCACGTCATCAGCTTGGACTTGCCGAACCGGCCCGCGCTGCGCCAGTACTGCAACGCCATCTTGACCGCGACCTCCACGGCCACCGAGCCGGAGTCGGAGAAGAACACGGTCTCCAGCCCGGCCGGCGTGATATCCACCAGCAGCTGCGCCAGACGCGCGGCGGGCTCGTGGGTCAACCCGCCGAACATGACGTGATTCATCGTCGCCAACTGGTGGCTCAGCGCCGCGTCGAGCACCGGGTGGCCGTGACCGTGCACCGCCGTCCACCAGGACGCCATCGCGTCGAGCACCCTGATCTCGGCGTCGTCCCGAACCAGGGTCAGCCACGCGCCGCGGGCGCCGGTGGCCACCACCGGCGCCATCGCCTCGGCGCCGATCGTGCTGTACGGGTGCCAGATGTGCGCGGCGTCGATCTCACTGATCTGGTGGGGGGTCAACGCCGACACGCTGTGTGAGCCTAGCCGAGGTCGCGAGTAGCCCCAGAACGCGTTTGCTCAACGGATTCCGTAGCTTCGGCGCGCCGTTCGCTGCAGATGAGAAGAATAGCTGGGTTGGGTAGATTGAGTCCCGATCATGATCACCCTCAGCCCGCCCCGCCCGCCAGCAATGGCGCCAGCGGACTCCCCTCCTGACGCGGCGATGGGATCGCGGAAATCGGGCTTCTACCGTCACGATCTGGACGGTCTGCGCGGGTTGGCGATCGCTCTCGTCGCGGTGTTCCACGTGTGGTTCGGGCGCGTCTCGGGCGGGGTGGACGTCTTCCTGGTGCTCTCCGGGTTCTTCTTCGGCGGTTCCCTGTTGCGTACCGCGCTGAATCCTGACTCTTCGCTGTCGCCCTGGCCAGAGATCCGCCGACTTGTCCGCAGGCTGCTGCCGGCACTGGTCGTGGTGCTTGCCGCAGGCGCCGTTTTGACCGTCCTCATCCAGCCCCAGACCCGCTGGGAGACCTTTGCTGACCAGAGCCTGGCGAGCCTGGCGTACTACCAGAACTGGGAGCTGTCGGCGACCGAGTCGAACTACCTGCGGGCCGGCGAAGCAGTCAGTCCGCTGCAGCACATCTGGTCAATGTCTGTTCAGGGCCAGTTCTACCTTTCGTTCCTTGTCCTTATTTTCGCGTTCGCATATTTGCTGAGGCGTCCGCTGGGCGCACGTTTGCGGCCAACGTTCGTTGCTTTGCTGACCGCCCTCACCATCGCGTCATTCACCTTTGCCGTCGTGCTGCATGGCAGCGACCAGATGGCCGCGTACTACAACAGCTTCGCCCGCGCCTGGGAGCTGCTGTTGGGCGTTCTGGTGGGTGCGGCGGTCCCGTACATCCGCTGGCCGATGTGGCTGCGCACGCTGGCGGCGACCGTCGGGCTGGCCGCCATCGTCTCGTGCGGTGCGTTGATCGACGGAGTCCGCGAGTTCCCCGGTCCGTGGGCGCTGGTACCGGTCGGCGCGACCGTCCTGATGATCCTGGCCGCGGCGAACCGCCAGGCGCGGCCGTCGACCAGTGACCGCCTGCCGCTGCCCAACCGGCTATTGTCGGCCGCCCCGCTGATGACACTCGGCGCGATGGCCTACTCCCTGTACCTGTGGCACTGGCCGCTGCTGATCTTCTGGCTCGCCTACACCGACGGCAGCCGCGCCGGCTTCGTCGATGGCGCCGTCATCCTCGCGATCTCCGGCGTGCTGGCCTACCTGACCATGCGATTCATCGAGGAGCCGCTGCGGTTCCGGCGCAGCGGCGCGGCGCAGGCGGCACCGCAGCCCAGCATCCCGTGGCGCACCCGCCTGCGCCGGCCCACGATCGCGCTGGGCACCACCGTGGGGCTACTCGGGGTGGCGCTGACGGCGACGTCGTTCACCTGGCGCGAGCACGTCACCGTGCAGCGCTCGCACGGCAAGGAACTGGTGACGCTCTCGGCCGCGGGTTACCCGGGGGCGCGGGCGCTGACCGAACACGCCCGGGTGCCGAAGCTGCCGATGCGGCCCACCGTGCTCGAGGCCAAAAACGACCTGCCCGAATCCACCAACGACGGATGCATCAGTGATTTCGACAACGTCGGGGTCATCAACTGCACCTACGGCGACCTGTCGGCGACCCGAACCATCGCCCTGGCGGGCGGATCGCATGCCGAGCACTGGATCACCGCCCTGGACGCGCTGGCCAAGATGCACCACTTCAAGATCGTCACCTATCTCAAGATGGGCTGCCCGTTGACCACCGAGCAGCAACCGCTGGTGATGGGTGACAACCGGCCGTACCCGAACTGCCACGAGTGGAACGAACGGGTGATGGCCAAGCTGATCAGCGACCGTCCCAGCTTCGTGTTCACCACGTCCACCCGGCCGTGGAACATCAAGCCCGGCGACGTGATGCCGGCCACCTACATCGGGGTCTGGCAAACCTTGTCGGACAACAACATTCCGATCCTGGCGATGCGGGACACCCCGTGGCTGGTGCGCAACGGCGAGCCGTTCTTCCCGACCGACTGCCTGGCCAAGGGCGGCGACGCGGAATCATGCGGGATCAAGCGCTCCGACGTGCTCTCCGATCGCAATCAGACACTGGATTTCCTGACGCAGTTCCCACAGATGCGGATCCTCGACCTCAGCGACGCGGTGTGCCGTCCGGACGTGTGCCGCGCCGTCGAAGGAAATGTGCTGGTCTACCACGATTCTCATCACATCTCCGCGACCTACATGCGCACGTTGATCCCTGAACTGGGCAGGCAGCTGGGGGCAGCCACCCGGTGGTGGTGACAACTTGCGCATCACGCGCGCCACGTCGATAAGGTCTAACGATGGCATCGAGCGAACCTGCGCAGGTCACCAGGTGGCCGGGTACCCCCTACCCGCTCGGGGCCACCTATGACGGAGCCGGCACGAATTTCTCGGTGTTCTCCGAGGTCGCCGACTCCGTCGAGCTCTGCCTGATCGCCAAAGACGGCACCGAGACCCGCATCACCCTCGACGAGGTCGACGGATTCGTCTGGCACACCTACCTGCCGACGATCACCCCGGGACAGCGCTACGGCTTCCGGGTGCACGGCCCCTGGGACCCGGCGGCCGGCCACCGATGCGATCCCAGCAAGCTTCTGCTCGACCCGTACGGCAAGTCGTTCCACGGCGACTTCGAATTCGGGCAGGCGCTCTACTCCTACGACCTCGATGCCGAGGACCTGGCATCCGGCGGCACCCCGCCGATGGTCGACTCGTTGGGCCACACCATGACCAGCGTGGTGATCAACCCGTTCTTCCAGTGGGGCTCCGACCATCCGCCGCGCACGCCGTACCACGAGACGATCATCTACGAGGCGCACGTCAAGGGAATGACCCAAACCCATCCCGGTATCCCCGACGAGCTTCGCGGCACCTATGCCGGGCTGGGCCACCCGGCCATCATCGACCACCTCAAGAGCCTCAACGTGACGGCCATCGAGTTGATGCCGGTCCACCAGTTCATGCACGATCACCGGCTGCTGGATCTGGGACTGCGAAACTACTGGGGCTACAACACTTTCGGGTTCTTCGCACCGCACTACCAGTACTCGTCCACCCAGCATGCCGGCGGGGCGGTGGCCGAGTTCAAGACCATGGTTCGCTCGTTCCACGACGCCGGCATCGAGGTGATCCTCGACGTGGTCTACAACCACACCGCCGAGGGCAACCACCTGGGCCCGACGATCAACTTCCGCGGCATCGACAATGCCGCCTACTACCGGCTGCTCGACGACGACAAACGGTTCTACAAGGACTTCACCGGCACCGGCAACAGTCTCAACGCCCGGCATCCGCACACCCTGCAGCTGATCATGGACTCGCTGCGGTACTGGGTCCTGGAGATGCATGTCGACGGATTCCGCTTCGACCTGGCCTCGACACTGGCCCGGGAGTTCTATGACGTCGACCGGCTTTCGGCATTCTTCGACCTGGTGCAACAGGATCCGGTGATCAGCCAGGTCAAGCTCATCGCAGAGCCGTGGGATGTCGGCGAGGGCGGCTACCAGGTCGGCAACTTCCCCGGCCTGTGGACCGAGTGGAACGGCAAGTACCGCGACACCGTCCGCGACTACTGGCGCGGCGAGCCTGCGACCCTCGGCGAGTTCGCCTCCCGGCTGACCGGTTCGTCGGACCTCTACGAGGCGACCGGCCGACGACCCAGCGCAAGCATCAACTTCGTCACCTGCCACGACGGCTTCACCCTCGCCGACCTGGTGTCGTACAACGAGAAGCACAACGAGGCCAACGGCGAGGACAACCGCGACGGCGAGAGCCACAACCGGTCGTGGAACTGCGGCGTGGAGGGCCCGACCGACGACCCGGCGATCATGGCACTGCGCCATCAGCAGATGCGCAACATCCTGGCCACCCTGCTGCTCTCGCAGGGCACTCCGATGATCGCCCACGGCGACGAGATCGGTCGCACCCAACAGGGCAACAACAATGTCTACTGCCAGGATTCACCGCTGTCCTGGATGGACTGGACGTTCAAGGAAACCCACGCCGAGTTGTTGGAGTTCACCACCCGGGTGACCGCACTGCGCAAGGCGCACCCGGTCTTTCGGCGGCGCCGGTTCTTCGACGGTGAACCGCTGCGCACCGGCGACCAGGTGCGCGATATCGCCTGGCTCACCACCGCCGGCCAGGAGATGTCCCATGACGACTGGAACTCCGGCTTCAAGTTCGTGGGCGTGTTCCTCAACGGCGAGGCCATTCCCGAGCCCAACCTGCGGGGGGAACGCGTCGTCGATGACTCGTTCCTGCTGTGCTTCAACGCCCACAAGAAGCCGATCGAGTTCACCGTTCCCGACGGCGAATACGCGCAAGAGTGGAGTGCGGTCCTGGACACCTCGGAGGCCACCGGCACCACCGACATGGTCGTCAAAGCGGGCGAAACGATAAGTGTCCCATCTCGCTCGGTTTTGGTGCTTCAAAAGACTGCCTAGCGGGAACAGGCTGAGCTATGGCTTACCCGGTGCTGTCCACCTACCGCCTGCAACTACGCGGCGCTTCGGCGGGCGACGCGTTCACCTTCGCCGACGCCGAGAGACTCGTCTCCTATCTCGACGATCTCGGCGTCTCCCACCTCTACCTCTCCCCCATCCTGACCGCGGCGCCGGGCTCCACCCACGGCTACGACGTCACCGACCCGACCACGGTCTCCGAGGAACTGGGCGGTGCCGACGGCCTGGCGCGGCTGGCCGAGGCGGCCAAAGCACGCGGCTTGGGTCTGGTCGTCGACATCGTCCCCAATCACGTCGGGGTCGACCAGCCGCAGCGCAACCCCTGGTGGTGGGACGTGTTGCAGCACGGCCGACAGTCCCCGTACGCCACGTATTTCGACATAGACTGGTCCGTCGATCCCGAAGGACGAATCCTGTTGCCGGTCTTGGGATCTGACAGCGACGTCGCAGATCTGACGGTCGACGGCGGCGTGCTGCGGCTCGGCGACCTCGCGTTCCCCATCGCCCCCGGAACCGGTGACGGCTCAGGCCCTGATGTGCACGACCAGCAGCACTACAAGTTGATCGGGTGGCGCAACGGGGTGTGCGGCTATCGCCGATTCTTCTCGATCACCTCCCTGGCGGGTCTGCGCCAGGAGGACCGGGTGGTCTTCGATGAGTCGCACGCCGAAGTGGCCCGCTGGTTCGGCGAGGGCCTGGTCGACGGGGTGCGCATCGACCATCCCGACGGCCTGACCGATCCGACCGGATACCTGGGATGGCTGCGGGAGCTCACCGGCCCGCAGGCCTGGATCGTGATCGAGAAGATTCTCGGTGTCGACGAGGCGCTGGATCCCACGCTGCCGATCGACGGCACCACCGGCTACGACGTACTGCGTGAGGTCGGCGGCATCTTCGTCGACCCGACCGGCGCCGGGGCACTGACCGAACTGGTCGATGCCGAGGGTTTCGACTACGCCGGGACGCCGGAACTGTTGCGGCAGTTGAAGATCGACACCGCCACCACCACGCTGTCCAGCGAGCTGGCTCGACTGTGCCGCTCGATCGTGGCCGCGGTGGGCGCCGATCATCCGCAATTGCCCGATGCGGTGGCGGCGCTGCTGACCGAAGTCGGTGTGTACCGGTCGGATTACCTCACCCTGTCGGCGGTGCTGTCGACCGCGTTCGCGCACACCGTGGCCGCCCGGCCGGAGCTGGCCGTGCCGCTGCAGCTGGTGTCGGCCGCGCTGGCCGGTGACTCAGGCGAGCCGGGCGCGCGGCTGCAGCAGCTGTGCGGCGCGATGACGGCGAAGTCGGTGGAGGACTGCTACTTCTACCGCGACGCCCGGCTGGTGTCGCTGAACGAGGTTGGCGGCGAGCCGCACCGGTTCGGTGTCAGCGCCGCGGAATTCCACCGCAGCTCGGCGGTCCGCGGCCGGCTGTGGCCCAAGTCGATGACCACACTGTCCACCCACGACACCAAGCGCGGCGAGGATGTGCGGGCCCGCATCGGCGTGCTGTCGCAGGTGCCGTCGCTGTGGGCCGAGTTCGTCGGCAGCTGGCAGACCACCACACCCGCACCGGACGCCGCCACCGGTTTGTTCCTGTTGCAGAACATCTTCGGCGTATGGCCGGTCGATGGCCAGGTCACCGACGAGCTGCGGACCAGGCTGCACGCCTACACCGAGAAGGCGATCCGTGAAGCGGGCTGGCATACCTCGTGGAACGATCCGGACACCGAATTCGAAGACGGCGTGCATACCTGGCTCGATGCCATCCTGGACGGGCCGGTGGCCACCGAGATGACCGGAGTGGTCGTCCAACTCGAACCGCACGCCCACAGCGACGCCCTCGGCCAGAAGCTGCTGGCGCTCACCGTCCCCGGTATCCCGGACGTCTATCAGGGCACCGAGTTGTGGGAGGACAGCCTCGTCGACCCGGACAACCGCAGGCCGGTCGACTATGCGACGCGCAGTTCGGAGTTGAAACAGCTGTCGCACAGCAAGATTCGCGTAGTGCGAGCGGCGTTGCACGCCCGCCGCGACCATCCCGAGGCGTTCCTGTCCGGCGATTACCACCCGGTGCTCGCCAGCGGTGCCGGCGCGGCTCACGTCGTGGCTTTCCAGCGCGGCGTCGATGTGGTGGTCGCCGTCAGCCGCTGGACCGTCCGGCTGCACCACGACGGCTGGGGCGACACGACCCTGCCGTTGCCGGACGGAGTGTGGGCCGACCGCCTGACCGGTAACCGGTGGACCGGCACGACGCGGGCCGATGAACTGTTCGCCGAGCTGCCCGTCGTCCTCTTGGAGAGATCACATGTCTGAATTCGCCGTGTGGGCACCGCTGCCCAAGCAGGTGCGCCTCGACGTCGACGGGCAGCTCCATGACATGACCGTCGACGACAACGGCTGGTGGCGCGCCGACGTCGACGCCGCTGCGGACGCCCGGTACGGCTACGTCCTGGACGACGACCCGACAGTGCTGCCGGATCCGCGCTCCGCCCGCCAGCCCGACGGTGTGCACGCGCGATCCCAACTCTGGGATCCCACCTCCGCGCAGTGGTCGGATGCGCAGTGGGCGGGCCGCTCCATCGAGGGTGCGGTGATCTACGAACTGCACACCGGCACGTTCACCCCGGAAGGCACGTTCGACGCCGCCATCGCGAAGCTGGACTACCTGGTGGACCTCGGTGTCGACTTCGTCCAGCTGATGCCCGTCAACGCCTTCAGCGGCGACCACGGATGGGGCTACGACGGAGTGCTGTGGTACGCGGTGCACGAACCCTACGGCGGCCCAGACGGTTTGGTGCGCCTGATCGACGCCGCACATGCTCGCGGGCTCGGAGTGCTGATCGACGCGGTGTTCAACCACCTGGGGCCGTCCGGCAACTATCTGCCCAAGTACGGACCGTACCTGTCGTCGGTCAGCAACCCTTGGGGTGAAGGCGTCAACCTGACCGGACCCGACGCCGACGAGGTGCGCCGCTACATCCTCGACTGCGCACTGCGCTGGATGCGCGACTTCCACGCCGACGGTCTCCGACTGGACGCGGTGCACGCGCTGGTCGACAACACCGCGATCCACATCCTCGAAGAGATGACCGCCGAAACCGATGCGCTGTCAGCGGCCGTGGGCCGACCGCTGTCGCTGATCGCCGAGAGCGACCTCAACGATCCCCGGCTGATCACTCCCCGCGATCGCGGCGGATATGGTCTGACCGCGCAGTGGGACGACGACATCCATCACGCCATCCACACCGCGGTGTCCGGCGAACGGCAGGGCTACTACGCCGATTTCGGCTCGATGTCGGCATTGGCCAGCACCCTGCAGAACGGTTACTTCCACGCCGGCACCTACTCGTCGTTCCGGCACCGCAGGCACGGCAGGCCGCTGGACAAGACCCTGATCCCGGCCACCCGACTGACGGCCTACACCTGCACCCACGATCAGGTGGGCAACCGCGCGACCGGTGACCGGCCGTCGCAGAACCTGGACTACGGCCAGCTCGCCATCAAGGCGGCGCTTGCCCTCGGATCGCCTTACACGGCAATGCTTTTCATGGGCGAAGAATGGGCGGCGTCCACCCCGTTCCAATTCTTCAGCTCGCACACCGAACCCGAGCTGGCGAAGGCGACGGCGGAGGGCCGCAAGGCGGAGTTCGCCGACCACGGCTGGGATGCCGACGACATCCCGGACCCGCAGGACCCGCAGACATTCCTGCGCTCGAAGCTGAACTGGGACGAGGTCGACGACGGCAGGCACGCCGAGTTGCTGGACTTCTACCGCGGTCTGATCGCGTTACGCCGCAACGAACCCGACATGGCCGACGCGTGGCTGCAGCATCTGGTGATCGATTTCGACGAGGACGAACGCTGGATCGTGATGCGGCGCGGCCACATTGCGATCGCCTGCAACCTCGGCGAGCGGTCGGTCAGCGTGCCGGTCACCGGCGAGGCGATCCTGGCGTGGGGCGAGCCCGAGGCGGGCGAGCACGGCACCGCGCTGCCCGGACACTCGGTGGTGGTGACCCGAACAGGCTAGGTCAGATACCGGTAGGCCGGCGAGCCGGGCTCCAGCGGCTCGACGTGCAGCCCGGACGCATCCATCCGGGCCCGCAGCCCGTCGAGCCCGGCGGCCGACCCCAGTTCGATGCCGACGAGCGCCTCACCGGTTTCGCGGTTGTTGCGCTTGACGTACTCGAACAGGGTGATGTCGTCATTGGGTCCGAGGATCTCATCGAGGAACCGGCGCAGCGCACCGGGCTCCTGCGGGAAGTCGACCAGGAAGTAGTGCTTGAGGCCAAGGTGCACCAACGACCGCTCGAGCACCTCGCCGTAGCGGGACACGTCGTTGTTGCCGCCGGAGATCAGGCACACCACCGTCGACCCCGGCTGCACCCCGGCCTCCAACAACCCGGCCACCGACAGCGCCCCCGCAGGCTCGGCGATGATGCCTTCGTTCTGGTACAGGTCCAGCATCGCCGTGCAGACCGCACCCTCGTCGACCGTCGTCACCGACACCATGTCGCCCGCCGCGGCCAGCGCCTGATACGGCAGCGCACCGATCTGTTTGACCGCCGCACCGTCCACGAACTGGTCGACGTGGTCCAGCTCCACGGGGCCGCCGGCGGCCAGCGCCGCGATCATCGAGGCCGCGCCCGCGGGCTCGACACCCAGCACCGCGGTGTTGGACGTCCGCTCGGCCAGATAGGTGGTGATTCCCGCGATGCAGCCACCGCCGCCGACCGGGACGATCACCAGGTCCGGTTCGGTGTCGAGCTGGGCGAGGATCTCCACGGCGATCGTGCCCTGGCCTGCCATCGTGCGCAGATCGTCGAACGGCGGAACCAGGGTGGCGCCGGTACGGGCGACATCGTCGAGGGCCGCCTCGGCCGCCAGGTCATAGGTCGCCCCACCGACGATCAGGTCGATGAACTCCCCACCGTGATAGCGGATGCGGTCGCGCTTCTGCTTCGGGGTCTTGGCCGGCACGTAGACCCTGCCGTGTACGCCCATCGACCGGCAGGCAAGCGCGAAGCCCTGCGCGTGATTACCGGCCGACGAGCACACCACGCCGGCGGCGATTTCGGCGGCGGAGAGCTGTTTGAGCAGGTTGTAGGCGCCGCGCACCTTGTAGGACCGCACGCTCTGCAGGTCCTCGCGCTTGAGGTAGACCTCGGCGCCGGTGGCCTGCGAAAGCCGGTCGCTGTACTGCAGCGGGCTCTGGCTGACCACGTCGCCAATTCGCTGACCGGCCTCATCGATGTCGGCCGCCGA
This is a stretch of genomic DNA from Mycobacterium sp. ELW1. It encodes these proteins:
- the ilvA gene encoding threonine ammonia-lyase IlvA gives rise to the protein MSAELTHSRRTSPLSAADIDEAGQRIGDVVSQSPLQYSDRLSQATGAEVYLKREDLQSVRSYKVRGAYNLLKQLSAAEIAAGVVCSSAGNHAQGFALACRSMGVHGRVYVPAKTPKQKRDRIRYHGGEFIDLIVGGATYDLAAEAALDDVARTGATLVPPFDDLRTMAGQGTIAVEILAQLDTEPDLVIVPVGGGGCIAGITTYLAERTSNTAVLGVEPAGAASMIAALAAGGPVELDHVDQFVDGAAVKQIGALPYQALAAAGDMVSVTTVDEGAVCTAMLDLYQNEGIIAEPAGALSVAGLLEAGVQPGSTVVCLISGGNNDVSRYGEVLERSLVHLGLKHYFLVDFPQEPGALRRFLDEILGPNDDITLFEYVKRNNRETGEALVGIELGSAAGLDGLRARMDASGLHVEPLEPGSPAYRYLT
- the glgX gene encoding glycogen debranching protein GlgX, which encodes MASSEPAQVTRWPGTPYPLGATYDGAGTNFSVFSEVADSVELCLIAKDGTETRITLDEVDGFVWHTYLPTITPGQRYGFRVHGPWDPAAGHRCDPSKLLLDPYGKSFHGDFEFGQALYSYDLDAEDLASGGTPPMVDSLGHTMTSVVINPFFQWGSDHPPRTPYHETIIYEAHVKGMTQTHPGIPDELRGTYAGLGHPAIIDHLKSLNVTAIELMPVHQFMHDHRLLDLGLRNYWGYNTFGFFAPHYQYSSTQHAGGAVAEFKTMVRSFHDAGIEVILDVVYNHTAEGNHLGPTINFRGIDNAAYYRLLDDDKRFYKDFTGTGNSLNARHPHTLQLIMDSLRYWVLEMHVDGFRFDLASTLAREFYDVDRLSAFFDLVQQDPVISQVKLIAEPWDVGEGGYQVGNFPGLWTEWNGKYRDTVRDYWRGEPATLGEFASRLTGSSDLYEATGRRPSASINFVTCHDGFTLADLVSYNEKHNEANGEDNRDGESHNRSWNCGVEGPTDDPAIMALRHQQMRNILATLLLSQGTPMIAHGDEIGRTQQGNNNVYCQDSPLSWMDWTFKETHAELLEFTTRVTALRKAHPVFRRRRFFDGEPLRTGDQVRDIAWLTTAGQEMSHDDWNSGFKFVGVFLNGEAIPEPNLRGERVVDDSFLLCFNAHKKPIEFTVPDGEYAQEWSAVLDTSEATGTTDMVVKAGETISVPSRSVLVLQKTA
- the treZ gene encoding malto-oligosyltrehalose trehalohydrolase; this translates as MSEFAVWAPLPKQVRLDVDGQLHDMTVDDNGWWRADVDAAADARYGYVLDDDPTVLPDPRSARQPDGVHARSQLWDPTSAQWSDAQWAGRSIEGAVIYELHTGTFTPEGTFDAAIAKLDYLVDLGVDFVQLMPVNAFSGDHGWGYDGVLWYAVHEPYGGPDGLVRLIDAAHARGLGVLIDAVFNHLGPSGNYLPKYGPYLSSVSNPWGEGVNLTGPDADEVRRYILDCALRWMRDFHADGLRLDAVHALVDNTAIHILEEMTAETDALSAAVGRPLSLIAESDLNDPRLITPRDRGGYGLTAQWDDDIHHAIHTAVSGERQGYYADFGSMSALASTLQNGYFHAGTYSSFRHRRHGRPLDKTLIPATRLTAYTCTHDQVGNRATGDRPSQNLDYGQLAIKAALALGSPYTAMLFMGEEWAASTPFQFFSSHTEPELAKATAEGRKAEFADHGWDADDIPDPQDPQTFLRSKLNWDEVDDGRHAELLDFYRGLIALRRNEPDMADAWLQHLVIDFDEDERWIVMRRGHIAIACNLGERSVSVPVTGEAILAWGEPEAGEHGTALPGHSVVVTRTG
- the treY gene encoding malto-oligosyltrehalose synthase, which produces MAYPVLSTYRLQLRGASAGDAFTFADAERLVSYLDDLGVSHLYLSPILTAAPGSTHGYDVTDPTTVSEELGGADGLARLAEAAKARGLGLVVDIVPNHVGVDQPQRNPWWWDVLQHGRQSPYATYFDIDWSVDPEGRILLPVLGSDSDVADLTVDGGVLRLGDLAFPIAPGTGDGSGPDVHDQQHYKLIGWRNGVCGYRRFFSITSLAGLRQEDRVVFDESHAEVARWFGEGLVDGVRIDHPDGLTDPTGYLGWLRELTGPQAWIVIEKILGVDEALDPTLPIDGTTGYDVLREVGGIFVDPTGAGALTELVDAEGFDYAGTPELLRQLKIDTATTTLSSELARLCRSIVAAVGADHPQLPDAVAALLTEVGVYRSDYLTLSAVLSTAFAHTVAARPELAVPLQLVSAALAGDSGEPGARLQQLCGAMTAKSVEDCYFYRDARLVSLNEVGGEPHRFGVSAAEFHRSSAVRGRLWPKSMTTLSTHDTKRGEDVRARIGVLSQVPSLWAEFVGSWQTTTPAPDAATGLFLLQNIFGVWPVDGQVTDELRTRLHAYTEKAIREAGWHTSWNDPDTEFEDGVHTWLDAILDGPVATEMTGVVVQLEPHAHSDALGQKLLALTVPGIPDVYQGTELWEDSLVDPDNRRPVDYATRSSELKQLSHSKIRVVRAALHARRDHPEAFLSGDYHPVLASGAGAAHVVAFQRGVDVVVAVSRWTVRLHHDGWGDTTLPLPDGVWADRLTGNRWTGTTRADELFAELPVVLLERSHV